A region of Carassius auratus strain Wakin chromosome 11, ASM336829v1, whole genome shotgun sequence DNA encodes the following proteins:
- the s100p gene encoding calcium-activated potassium channel subunit beta-2 isoform X1, producing MDSLFGLSTFVQNDEVTCLILWSSQQSYLSASERAAHTGIARMFLWAGSKGAQGSGSERSRTFYQKIREYDVLEKRRTVTALKAGEDRAILLGLSMILFSAMMYFVLGITMVRSYSDSVWTEESNCTVLNSSIVAEINCSYSCGSECRKSSRFPCLQVFVSLNGKVLRLSYNEEAHEAHPECFYIPKCRKDHTLMHSIVMNISERLKTHQQVLCYYDPSEQQDSVLLTRLYGRGAIISSLLWPTCTLVGGTLIIAMVKLTQYLSFLCEQISRIKRMGLYSLTGGSHTRVCTRKFNGSIQDGV from the exons ATGGATTCTCTTTTTGGACTTTCTACATTTGTCCAGAATGATGAAGTCACTTGTTTAATACTGTG GTCATCCCAGCAGTCTTATTTGAGTGCTTCAGAGAGAGCTGCACACACTGGAATAGCTAGAATGTTTCTGTGGGCTGGAAGCAAAGGAGCTCAAGGATCAGGAAGTGAGAGAAG CAGGACCTTTTATCAGAAGATTCGTGAGTATGATGTTTTGGAGAAGAGGAGGACAGTCACAGCGCTGAAGGCTGGAGAGGACAGAGCCATTCTCTTAGGCCTCAGCATGATCCTTTTCTCTGCCATGATGTACTTTGTGTTAGGCATCACAATGGTGCGCTCTTACTCAGACAG cgtGTGGACAGAGGAGTCCAACTGTACAGTGCTAAACTCTAGCATAGTTGCTGAGATTAACTGCAGCTACAGTTGCGGCTCAGAGTGCAGGAAGAGCTCCAGGTTTCCCTGTCTTCAAGTATTCGTCAGTCTGAACGGCAAAGTTCTGCGGCTGTCATACAATGAGGAGGCCCATGAGGCCCACCCTGAG TGTTTTTACATCCCAAAGTGCCGCAAGGATCACACGCTGATGCATAGCATTGTGATGAACATCTCAGAGCGACTGAAGACTCACCAGCAGGTTCTGTGCTACTACGACCCCTCGGAGCAGCAGGACAGCGTCCTCCTGACACGTCTCTATGGCCGCGGGGCCATCATTAGCTCGCTCCTCTGGCCCACGTGCACACTGGTGGGGGGAACCCTCATCATCGCCATGGTTAAGCTCACTCAGTACCTGTCTTTCCTGTGCGAGCAGATCAGCCGAATTAAAAG GATGGGGCTCTATTCCTTAACAGGTGGTTCTCACACCAGGGTCTGCACTCGGAAGTTTAACGGCAGCATCCAGGATGGGGTTTGA
- the LOC113111004 gene encoding actin-related protein 2/3 complex subunit 4: MTATLRPYLNAVRATLQAALCLENFSSQVVERHNKPEVEVRSSKELLLQPVVISRNEKEKVLIEGSINSVRVSIAVKQADEIEKILCHKFMRFMMMRAENFFILRRKPVEGYDISFLITNFHTEQMYKHKLVDFVIHFMEEIDKEISEMKLSVNARARIVAEEFLKNF; the protein is encoded by the exons ATG ACGGCAACATTGCGACCCTACTTGAATGCGGTGCGCGCCACTCTTCAAGCAGCCCTGTGTCTGGAGAACTTCTCCTCTCAGGTGGTGGAGAGACACAACAAGCCTGAGGTGGAAGTTAG GAGCAGCAAAGAGCTTCTGTTGCAGCCTGTGGTCATAAGCCGCAATGAGAAGGAGAAGGTTCTGATTGAGGGGTCCATAAACTCTGTGAGGGTCAGCATCGCTGTCAAACAG GCTGATGAGATTGAGAAGATCCTGTGCCATAAATTTATGAGGTTCATGATGATGCGAGCGGAGAACTTTTTCATCCTTCGGAGGAAACCTGTTGAG GGCTATGACATCAGCTTCCTCATTACCAACTTCCACACAGAACAGATGTACAAACACAAGCTGGTGGACTTTGTTATCCATTTCATGGAGGAGATCGACAAGGAGATCAGCGAGATGAAGCTGTCAGTCAACGCTCGGGCCCGAATTGTGGCAGAGGAATTCCTTAAGAAT ttctgA
- the s100p gene encoding calcium-activated potassium channel subunit beta-2 isoform X6 gives MFLWAGSKGAQGSGSERSRTFYQKIREYDVLEKRRTVTALKAGEDRAILLGLSMILFSAMMYFVLGITMVRSYSDSVWTEESNCTVLNSSIVAEINCSYSCGSECRKSSRFPCLQVFVSLNGKVLRLSYNEEAHEAHPECFYIPKCRKDHTLMHSIVMNISERLKTHQQVLCYYDPSEQQDSVLLTRLYGRGAIISSLLWPTCTLVGGTLIIAMVKLTQYLSFLCEQISRIKRMGLYSLTGGSHTRVCTRKFNGSIQDGV, from the exons ATGTTTCTGTGGGCTGGAAGCAAAGGAGCTCAAGGATCAGGAAGTGAGAGAAG CAGGACCTTTTATCAGAAGATTCGTGAGTATGATGTTTTGGAGAAGAGGAGGACAGTCACAGCGCTGAAGGCTGGAGAGGACAGAGCCATTCTCTTAGGCCTCAGCATGATCCTTTTCTCTGCCATGATGTACTTTGTGTTAGGCATCACAATGGTGCGCTCTTACTCAGACAG cgtGTGGACAGAGGAGTCCAACTGTACAGTGCTAAACTCTAGCATAGTTGCTGAGATTAACTGCAGCTACAGTTGCGGCTCAGAGTGCAGGAAGAGCTCCAGGTTTCCCTGTCTTCAAGTATTCGTCAGTCTGAACGGCAAAGTTCTGCGGCTGTCATACAATGAGGAGGCCCATGAGGCCCACCCTGAG TGTTTTTACATCCCAAAGTGCCGCAAGGATCACACGCTGATGCATAGCATTGTGATGAACATCTCAGAGCGACTGAAGACTCACCAGCAGGTTCTGTGCTACTACGACCCCTCGGAGCAGCAGGACAGCGTCCTCCTGACACGTCTCTATGGCCGCGGGGCCATCATTAGCTCGCTCCTCTGGCCCACGTGCACACTGGTGGGGGGAACCCTCATCATCGCCATGGTTAAGCTCACTCAGTACCTGTCTTTCCTGTGCGAGCAGATCAGCCGAATTAAAAG GATGGGGCTCTATTCCTTAACAGGTGGTTCTCACACCAGGGTCTGCACTCGGAAGTTTAACGGCAGCATCCAGGATGGGGTTTGA
- the s100p gene encoding calcium-activated potassium channel subunit beta-2 isoform X5 — translation MDSLFGLSTFVQNDEVTCLILWSSQQSYLSASERAAHTGIARMFLWAGSKGAQGSGSERRTFYQKIREYDVLEKRRTVTALKAGEDRAILLGLSMILFSAMMYFVLGITMVRSYSDSVWTEESNCTVLNSSIVAEINCSYSCGSECRKSSRFPCLQVFVSLNGKVLRLSYNEEAHEAHPECFYIPKCRKDHTLMHSIVMNISERLKTHQQVLCYYDPSEQQDSVLLTRLYGRGAIISSLLWPTCTLVGGTLIIAMVKLTQYLSFLCEQISRIKR, via the exons ATGGATTCTCTTTTTGGACTTTCTACATTTGTCCAGAATGATGAAGTCACTTGTTTAATACTGTG GTCATCCCAGCAGTCTTATTTGAGTGCTTCAGAGAGAGCTGCACACACTGGAATAGCTAGAATGTTTCTGTGGGCTGGAAGCAAAGGAGCTCAAGGATCAGGAAGTGAGAGAAG GACCTTTTATCAGAAGATTCGTGAGTATGATGTTTTGGAGAAGAGGAGGACAGTCACAGCGCTGAAGGCTGGAGAGGACAGAGCCATTCTCTTAGGCCTCAGCATGATCCTTTTCTCTGCCATGATGTACTTTGTGTTAGGCATCACAATGGTGCGCTCTTACTCAGACAG cgtGTGGACAGAGGAGTCCAACTGTACAGTGCTAAACTCTAGCATAGTTGCTGAGATTAACTGCAGCTACAGTTGCGGCTCAGAGTGCAGGAAGAGCTCCAGGTTTCCCTGTCTTCAAGTATTCGTCAGTCTGAACGGCAAAGTTCTGCGGCTGTCATACAATGAGGAGGCCCATGAGGCCCACCCTGAG TGTTTTTACATCCCAAAGTGCCGCAAGGATCACACGCTGATGCATAGCATTGTGATGAACATCTCAGAGCGACTGAAGACTCACCAGCAGGTTCTGTGCTACTACGACCCCTCGGAGCAGCAGGACAGCGTCCTCCTGACACGTCTCTATGGCCGCGGGGCCATCATTAGCTCGCTCCTCTGGCCCACGTGCACACTGGTGGGGGGAACCCTCATCATCGCCATGGTTAAGCTCACTCAGTACCTGTCTTTCCTGTGCGAGCAGATCAGCCGAATTAAAAGGTGA
- the s100p gene encoding calcium-activated potassium channel subunit beta-2 isoform X4: MDSLFGLSTFVQNDEVTCLILWSSQQSYLSASERAAHTGIARMFLWAGSKGAQGSGSERSRTFYQKIREYDVLEKRRTVTALKAGEDRAILLGLSMILFSAMMYFVLGITMVRSYSDSVWTEESNCTVLNSSIVAEINCSYSCGSECRKSSRFPCLQVFVSLNGKVLRLSYNEEAHEAHPECFYIPKCRKDHTLMHSIVMNISERLKTHQQVLCYYDPSEQQDSVLLTRLYGRGAIISSLLWPTCTLVGGTLIIAMVKLTQYLSFLCEQISRIKR, translated from the exons ATGGATTCTCTTTTTGGACTTTCTACATTTGTCCAGAATGATGAAGTCACTTGTTTAATACTGTG GTCATCCCAGCAGTCTTATTTGAGTGCTTCAGAGAGAGCTGCACACACTGGAATAGCTAGAATGTTTCTGTGGGCTGGAAGCAAAGGAGCTCAAGGATCAGGAAGTGAGAGAAG CAGGACCTTTTATCAGAAGATTCGTGAGTATGATGTTTTGGAGAAGAGGAGGACAGTCACAGCGCTGAAGGCTGGAGAGGACAGAGCCATTCTCTTAGGCCTCAGCATGATCCTTTTCTCTGCCATGATGTACTTTGTGTTAGGCATCACAATGGTGCGCTCTTACTCAGACAG cgtGTGGACAGAGGAGTCCAACTGTACAGTGCTAAACTCTAGCATAGTTGCTGAGATTAACTGCAGCTACAGTTGCGGCTCAGAGTGCAGGAAGAGCTCCAGGTTTCCCTGTCTTCAAGTATTCGTCAGTCTGAACGGCAAAGTTCTGCGGCTGTCATACAATGAGGAGGCCCATGAGGCCCACCCTGAG TGTTTTTACATCCCAAAGTGCCGCAAGGATCACACGCTGATGCATAGCATTGTGATGAACATCTCAGAGCGACTGAAGACTCACCAGCAGGTTCTGTGCTACTACGACCCCTCGGAGCAGCAGGACAGCGTCCTCCTGACACGTCTCTATGGCCGCGGGGCCATCATTAGCTCGCTCCTCTGGCCCACGTGCACACTGGTGGGGGGAACCCTCATCATCGCCATGGTTAAGCTCACTCAGTACCTGTCTTTCCTGTGCGAGCAGATCAGCCGAATTAAAAGGTGA
- the s100p gene encoding calcium-activated potassium channel subunit beta-2 isoform X2 produces MDSLFGLSTFVQNDEVTCLILWSSQQSYLSASERAAHTGIARMFLWAGSKGAQGSGSERRTFYQKIREYDVLEKRRTVTALKAGEDRAILLGLSMILFSAMMYFVLGITMVRSYSDSVWTEESNCTVLNSSIVAEINCSYSCGSECRKSSRFPCLQVFVSLNGKVLRLSYNEEAHEAHPECFYIPKCRKDHTLMHSIVMNISERLKTHQQVLCYYDPSEQQDSVLLTRLYGRGAIISSLLWPTCTLVGGTLIIAMVKLTQYLSFLCEQISRIKRMGLYSLTGGSHTRVCTRKFNGSIQDGV; encoded by the exons ATGGATTCTCTTTTTGGACTTTCTACATTTGTCCAGAATGATGAAGTCACTTGTTTAATACTGTG GTCATCCCAGCAGTCTTATTTGAGTGCTTCAGAGAGAGCTGCACACACTGGAATAGCTAGAATGTTTCTGTGGGCTGGAAGCAAAGGAGCTCAAGGATCAGGAAGTGAGAGAAG GACCTTTTATCAGAAGATTCGTGAGTATGATGTTTTGGAGAAGAGGAGGACAGTCACAGCGCTGAAGGCTGGAGAGGACAGAGCCATTCTCTTAGGCCTCAGCATGATCCTTTTCTCTGCCATGATGTACTTTGTGTTAGGCATCACAATGGTGCGCTCTTACTCAGACAG cgtGTGGACAGAGGAGTCCAACTGTACAGTGCTAAACTCTAGCATAGTTGCTGAGATTAACTGCAGCTACAGTTGCGGCTCAGAGTGCAGGAAGAGCTCCAGGTTTCCCTGTCTTCAAGTATTCGTCAGTCTGAACGGCAAAGTTCTGCGGCTGTCATACAATGAGGAGGCCCATGAGGCCCACCCTGAG TGTTTTTACATCCCAAAGTGCCGCAAGGATCACACGCTGATGCATAGCATTGTGATGAACATCTCAGAGCGACTGAAGACTCACCAGCAGGTTCTGTGCTACTACGACCCCTCGGAGCAGCAGGACAGCGTCCTCCTGACACGTCTCTATGGCCGCGGGGCCATCATTAGCTCGCTCCTCTGGCCCACGTGCACACTGGTGGGGGGAACCCTCATCATCGCCATGGTTAAGCTCACTCAGTACCTGTCTTTCCTGTGCGAGCAGATCAGCCGAATTAAAAG GATGGGGCTCTATTCCTTAACAGGTGGTTCTCACACCAGGGTCTGCACTCGGAAGTTTAACGGCAGCATCCAGGATGGGGTTTGA
- the s100p gene encoding calcium-activated potassium channel subunit beta-2 isoform X3, producing MREQGSSQQSYLSASERAAHTGIARMFLWAGSKGAQGSGSERSRTFYQKIREYDVLEKRRTVTALKAGEDRAILLGLSMILFSAMMYFVLGITMVRSYSDSVWTEESNCTVLNSSIVAEINCSYSCGSECRKSSRFPCLQVFVSLNGKVLRLSYNEEAHEAHPECFYIPKCRKDHTLMHSIVMNISERLKTHQQVLCYYDPSEQQDSVLLTRLYGRGAIISSLLWPTCTLVGGTLIIAMVKLTQYLSFLCEQISRIKRMGLYSLTGGSHTRVCTRKFNGSIQDGV from the exons GTCATCCCAGCAGTCTTATTTGAGTGCTTCAGAGAGAGCTGCACACACTGGAATAGCTAGAATGTTTCTGTGGGCTGGAAGCAAAGGAGCTCAAGGATCAGGAAGTGAGAGAAG CAGGACCTTTTATCAGAAGATTCGTGAGTATGATGTTTTGGAGAAGAGGAGGACAGTCACAGCGCTGAAGGCTGGAGAGGACAGAGCCATTCTCTTAGGCCTCAGCATGATCCTTTTCTCTGCCATGATGTACTTTGTGTTAGGCATCACAATGGTGCGCTCTTACTCAGACAG cgtGTGGACAGAGGAGTCCAACTGTACAGTGCTAAACTCTAGCATAGTTGCTGAGATTAACTGCAGCTACAGTTGCGGCTCAGAGTGCAGGAAGAGCTCCAGGTTTCCCTGTCTTCAAGTATTCGTCAGTCTGAACGGCAAAGTTCTGCGGCTGTCATACAATGAGGAGGCCCATGAGGCCCACCCTGAG TGTTTTTACATCCCAAAGTGCCGCAAGGATCACACGCTGATGCATAGCATTGTGATGAACATCTCAGAGCGACTGAAGACTCACCAGCAGGTTCTGTGCTACTACGACCCCTCGGAGCAGCAGGACAGCGTCCTCCTGACACGTCTCTATGGCCGCGGGGCCATCATTAGCTCGCTCCTCTGGCCCACGTGCACACTGGTGGGGGGAACCCTCATCATCGCCATGGTTAAGCTCACTCAGTACCTGTCTTTCCTGTGCGAGCAGATCAGCCGAATTAAAAG GATGGGGCTCTATTCCTTAACAGGTGGTTCTCACACCAGGGTCTGCACTCGGAAGTTTAACGGCAGCATCCAGGATGGGGTTTGA